The Coleofasciculaceae cyanobacterium genome contains a region encoding:
- a CDS encoding transglutaminase family protein — translation MMTDSNVSVMGNKTTIRPIAASSIHGIVFHEGLIWAIDSHNGYLLQIDPETDNTTIVNTRNWSDFLGATGLAISDNILWFTNRECVYCCSLITKDFEPQLFLRLDNDIDGIAVWESTIYLTSQKQGKILIYDRHRATKITHFYAPGIGLENITVKEEEIWLTDTLEQTVYCLDRATGETIFSLLTPFPSPTGLAFQTDAEGKETLYVAYADREIYIRDNPNAEPNYELQYRDLTFIHPLYFYYNHEQNFALSNGYLVEMSYTEEISPLDPIEIKDLQWRIALPAETDRQKIREVMAIGLPFKEEIKDGQRIAVFEFDNFNSEQRHLFGWKAVLEVWSIKYQLKPDHCQNIPQLTAEFKQKYLTDNDNLAMDTEIIRQAAKIAIGSETNLLRQVYSIRNYVYDKLAYGIKPHIDTPDIVLKRGVGSCGEYLGLLLALCRLNGIACRTVGRYKCPGDPFKQNIPLQPDYNHVWMEFYLPGYGWLPMESNPDDLFEGGPYPTRFFMGLSWYHAEMAKDTSFEIITSEGVKIEKETASIGELSLNHIRFIILDELQPTSN, via the coding sequence ATGATGACTGATTCCAATGTTTCTGTGATGGGGAACAAAACTACCATTAGACCGATCGCAGCAAGTTCAATCCACGGCATCGTATTTCACGAAGGCTTGATTTGGGCGATAGATTCTCATAATGGTTATTTATTACAAATCGATCCAGAAACAGACAACACCACAATTGTGAATACCCGTAATTGGTCGGATTTTTTGGGTGCGACAGGTTTAGCCATAAGCGACAATATTTTATGGTTTACCAACCGAGAATGTGTTTATTGTTGTTCTTTAATCACCAAAGATTTTGAACCGCAATTATTTTTACGTTTAGATAACGATATTGACGGAATTGCTGTCTGGGAATCGACGATCTACCTTACTAGTCAAAAGCAAGGCAAAATTCTCATTTACGATCGCCATCGCGCTACTAAAATCACTCATTTTTATGCCCCTGGAATTGGATTAGAAAACATCACCGTCAAAGAAGAAGAAATTTGGCTGACGGACACCTTGGAGCAAACTGTTTATTGTTTGGATCGAGCTACAGGAGAAACAATCTTTAGTCTGTTGACTCCCTTCCCATCGCCTACGGGACTTGCTTTTCAGACTGATGCGGAAGGAAAAGAAACTTTATATGTGGCATACGCCGATCGCGAAATCTATATCCGCGATAATCCTAACGCCGAACCCAACTACGAATTACAATATCGCGATCTTACCTTCATTCATCCCCTCTACTTTTATTACAACCACGAGCAAAACTTTGCACTCTCCAATGGCTATCTAGTTGAGATGTCCTATACCGAAGAGATTTCTCCTCTCGATCCGATTGAAATTAAAGATTTACAATGGCGAATCGCTTTACCCGCCGAGACAGACAGACAAAAGATTCGCGAGGTTATGGCGATCGGGCTACCCTTCAAAGAAGAGATTAAAGATGGGCAGCGAATCGCTGTATTCGAGTTCGATAATTTTAATTCCGAACAGCGTCACCTTTTTGGCTGGAAGGCAGTTTTAGAAGTTTGGAGTATCAAATACCAGCTCAAACCCGATCATTGCCAAAACATACCCCAACTTACGGCTGAATTTAAACAAAAGTATCTCACAGACAACGATAATTTGGCAATGGATACGGAAATTATTCGTCAGGCTGCCAAAATTGCGATCGGTTCGGAAACCAATCTCTTGCGTCAAGTTTACAGTATTCGCAACTATGTCTACGACAAACTAGCCTATGGTATTAAACCTCATATTGACACTCCAGATATTGTTCTCAAGCGGGGAGTAGGTTCATGCGGGGAATATCTCGGCTTGCTCTTAGCTTTGTGCCGTCTCAACGGTATTGCCTGTCGTACCGTCGGCAGATATAAATGTCCTGGCGATCCTTTCAAGCAAAACATACCTTTACAGCCCGACTATAATCATGTCTGGATGGAGTTTTATCTTCCTGGCTACGGTTGGCTACCAATGGAATCCAATCCCGACGATCTTTTTGAGGGAGGACCATATCCTACCCGCTTTTTTATGGGACTGTCTTGGTATCATGCAGAGATGGCCAAAGATACTTCTTTTGAAATCATTACCAGTGAAGGAGTCAAGATAGAGAAAGAAACTGCTTCCATTGGCGAATTATCCCTTAACCACATTCGCTTTATAATTCTAGACGAGTTGCAGCCAACCTCAAATTAA